Proteins from one Bacteroides mediterraneensis genomic window:
- the miaA gene encoding tRNA (adenosine(37)-N6)-dimethylallyltransferase MiaA — protein sequence MKKPVLIVLIGPTGVGKTELSLSVAERFHTSIISSDSRQLYKDLKIGTAAPTPAQLSRVPHHFVGTLELTDYYSAAQYETEALKKLEELFQTHPVVVMTGGSMMYVDAVCKGIDDIPTVDKETRDLMIHRYETEGLEPLCAELRVLDPEYYRIVDLKNPKRVIHALEICYMTGKTYTSFRTRTQKERPFHIIKIGLTRNREELYQRINQRVDEMMKEGLLEEARRVYPYKHLNSLNTVGYKEIFKYLDGEWELPFAIEKIKQNSRIYSRKQMTWFKRDTEITWFHPDQKEEIMQFLDSRINLD from the coding sequence ATGAAAAAGCCCGTCCTTATCGTACTCATCGGTCCTACAGGTGTAGGCAAGACCGAATTGAGCCTTTCTGTCGCCGAACGGTTTCATACCTCAATCATTTCCTCAGACTCCCGACAATTATACAAAGACCTGAAAATCGGGACCGCCGCCCCCACTCCCGCACAGCTGTCGAGAGTCCCCCACCATTTCGTCGGGACACTGGAACTGACCGACTATTACAGTGCGGCACAATATGAGACAGAAGCGCTGAAAAAGCTGGAAGAACTGTTCCAGACCCATCCGGTAGTCGTCATGACAGGAGGTTCCATGATGTATGTCGATGCAGTCTGCAAGGGCATTGACGATATTCCCACCGTAGATAAAGAAACCAGAGACCTGATGATACACCGCTACGAGACAGAAGGACTGGAACCACTCTGCGCTGAATTACGGGTGCTCGACCCTGAATACTACCGCATTGTAGACCTGAAAAACCCCAAAAGAGTGATTCATGCACTGGAAATCTGCTACATGACCGGAAAGACCTACACTTCTTTCCGCACCCGCACACAAAAAGAGCGTCCCTTCCACATCATCAAAATCGGCCTGACACGCAACCGAGAGGAACTTTACCAGCGCATCAACCAACGCGTGGACGAAATGATGAAAGAAGGACTGCTGGAAGAAGCCCGACGCGTGTACCCTTACAAGCACCTCAACTCCTTGAACACCGTAGGCTACAAGGAAATTTTCAAGTACCTGGATGGAGAATGGGAGCTCCCCTTCGCCATTGAGAAAATCAAACAGAATTCACGGATTTATTCGCGGAAACAAATGACCTGGTTCAAGAGAGATACGGAAATCACCTGGTTCCATCCCGACCAGAAAGAAGAAATCATGCAGTTTCTGGACAGCCGGATTAACCTTGACTGA
- a CDS encoding DNA polymerase III subunit gamma/tau: MENYIVSARKYRPSTFDTVVGQRALTTTLKNAIANHKLAHAYLFCGPRGVGKTTCARIFAKTINCLHPTAEGEACNECESCKAFNEQRSYNIHELDAASNNSVEDIRSLIEQVRIPPQIGKYKVYIIDEVHMLSTAAFNAFLKTLEEPPQHAIFILATTEKHKILPTILSRCQIYDFNRITVSDTVEHLENVARKEHIEAEPEALNVIAQKADGGMRDALSIFDQVVSFTNGHITYQSVIENLNVLDCEYYFKLTDFFLENKVSDCLLTFNDILRKGFDGNHFITGLTSHFRDLLVSRDPATLQLLETGASIRERYQAQAQKCTPQFLYKAMKLCNDCDLNYRQSRNKRLLVELTLIQLAQLTAEPEDTGSGRSPKKQLSPVFHTAQAGQPATQQPQAAPAPATATAPVAPTASPAQPASQAQPYTTTLKQAEVPYTKTSPLPKATPERKAPVLKAGTLGMSIRKAQTQTAAPTPQPATQAPVQNAADNWEDYIFNEKDLGYYWREFASLLPKEEAANAGRMMNMHPHLLADQHTFEVAVDNDIVQKYMQHLAPQIEAHLQKKLHNRKIKMTTRVSEANENVRAYSHVERFQMMSKKNPSLLKLKEALGLELS, from the coding sequence ATGGAAAATTATATCGTATCGGCACGCAAATACCGCCCGTCTACATTCGATACCGTAGTGGGACAGCGTGCATTGACCACGACCCTGAAAAATGCCATTGCTAACCATAAACTGGCGCATGCCTACCTGTTCTGCGGTCCGCGAGGGGTAGGAAAAACCACCTGCGCCCGCATTTTTGCCAAGACCATCAACTGCCTGCATCCCACGGCAGAAGGCGAGGCCTGCAACGAATGTGAATCGTGCAAGGCATTCAACGAACAGCGCTCTTATAATATCCATGAGCTGGATGCTGCTTCCAACAACTCTGTAGAAGACATCCGTTCCCTGATTGAACAAGTACGTATCCCGCCACAGATTGGCAAATACAAGGTGTACATCATCGACGAGGTACACATGTTGTCTACAGCGGCTTTCAATGCCTTCCTGAAAACCTTGGAAGAACCTCCCCAGCACGCCATCTTTATCCTGGCCACCACGGAAAAGCATAAAATCCTGCCGACCATCCTGAGCCGTTGCCAGATTTATGACTTCAACCGCATCACGGTGAGCGACACCGTGGAGCACCTGGAGAATGTGGCCCGCAAAGAACATATCGAGGCCGAACCGGAAGCCCTGAACGTGATTGCCCAAAAGGCGGACGGAGGTATGCGCGACGCACTCTCCATCTTCGACCAGGTGGTGAGCTTCACCAACGGGCATATCACCTACCAGAGTGTCATCGAGAACCTGAACGTATTGGACTGCGAATACTATTTCAAACTGACCGATTTCTTCTTGGAGAACAAGGTTTCCGACTGTTTGCTGACCTTCAACGACATCCTCCGGAAGGGTTTCGACGGCAACCATTTCATCACCGGACTGACATCCCATTTCCGTGACCTGCTGGTGAGCCGTGACCCGGCCACCCTGCAACTCCTGGAAACCGGCGCTTCCATCCGCGAACGCTATCAGGCACAGGCACAGAAATGTACCCCGCAATTCTTGTACAAGGCCATGAAACTGTGTAACGACTGCGACCTGAACTACCGGCAAAGCAGGAACAAGCGTCTGCTGGTGGAACTGACGCTGATTCAGCTGGCGCAGCTGACGGCTGAACCGGAAGACACGGGAAGTGGGCGCAGCCCTAAGAAACAGTTATCTCCCGTTTTCCACACCGCGCAAGCCGGTCAGCCCGCCACACAACAGCCACAGGCAGCCCCGGCTCCAGCCACCGCAACTGCCCCTGTAGCTCCTACCGCATCGCCGGCTCAACCGGCTTCTCAGGCACAGCCTTATACAACCACGTTAAAGCAGGCAGAAGTTCCTTATACCAAGACCAGCCCGCTGCCGAAAGCCACTCCCGAAAGGAAAGCTCCGGTTCTCAAAGCGGGCACGCTGGGCATGTCCATCCGTAAGGCACAGACACAGACGGCAGCTCCGACTCCACAGCCTGCGACACAGGCTCCCGTACAAAATGCCGCCGACAACTGGGAAGACTATATCTTCAATGAAAAAGACCTCGGCTACTATTGGCGTGAGTTTGCCAGCCTGTTACCCAAGGAAGAAGCGGCCAATGCCGGACGTATGATGAACATGCACCCCCATCTGCTGGCCGACCAGCATACTTTCGAAGTAGCAGTGGACAACGACATCGTACAGAAATACATGCAGCACCTCGCTCCGCAAATAGAAGCCCACCTGCAAAAGAAGCTGCACAACCGCAAGATCAAGATGACCACACGGGTGAGTGAAGCCAACGAGAACGTGCGGGCTTACAGCCACGTAGAACGTTTCCAGATGATGAGCAAAAAGAATCCCAGTCTGCTGAAGCTCAAAGAAGCCTTGGGACTGGAACTCTCTTGA
- the lpxA gene encoding acyl-ACP--UDP-N-acetylglucosamine O-acyltransferase, which produces MISPLAYIDPEAKIGENVEIGPFVFIDKNVVIGDNNVIMPNANILYGSRIGNGNRIFPGAVIGAIPQDLKFHGEETTAEIGDNNTIRENVTINRGTAAKGKTIVGNNNLLMEGVHVAHDTLVGSGCIIGNQTKMAGEVIIDDNAIVSASVLMHQFCRVGGYVMIQGGCRFSKDIPPFIIAGRDPIAYCGINIVGLRRRGFSNELIENIHNAYRIIYNSGKIVSDALEEIRKEVPMSKEIEYIISFVENSQRGIIR; this is translated from the coding sequence ATGATCAGCCCTCTAGCATATATAGACCCCGAAGCTAAAATCGGAGAAAACGTAGAAATAGGTCCATTTGTTTTTATTGACAAGAATGTGGTCATTGGAGACAACAATGTCATTATGCCCAATGCCAATATCTTATATGGCTCCCGGATTGGAAACGGGAACCGGATTTTTCCAGGTGCTGTAATCGGTGCGATTCCCCAAGACCTGAAATTCCACGGAGAAGAGACTACCGCAGAAATCGGTGACAACAATACCATCCGGGAAAACGTGACTATCAACCGGGGAACAGCCGCCAAAGGTAAAACCATCGTAGGTAACAACAACCTGCTGATGGAAGGGGTGCACGTAGCCCATGACACACTTGTAGGAAGCGGATGCATCATCGGTAACCAGACCAAAATGGCAGGAGAGGTCATCATTGACGACAATGCCATCGTAAGTGCTTCCGTACTGATGCACCAGTTCTGCCGTGTAGGCGGATACGTGATGATTCAGGGAGGCTGCCGTTTCAGCAAGGATATCCCACCGTTCATCATTGCCGGACGCGACCCGATTGCTTATTGTGGCATCAACATTGTCGGACTAAGACGCAGAGGATTTTCCAATGAACTGATTGAAAACATTCATAACGCGTATCGTATCATTTACAACAGTGGAAAAATCGTATCCGATGCGCTGGAAGAAATCCGCAAAGAAGTGCCGATGAGCAAAGAAATAGAATACATCATCTCATTTGTGGAAAACTCGCAACGAGGCATCATCCGATAA
- the nth gene encoding endonuclease III, whose protein sequence is MRKKELYQKVIEYFQKAMPVAETELHYNNPFELLIAVILSAQCTDKRVNQITPPLFHDFPTPEALAATTPEVVFEYIRSVSYPNNKAKHLVGMAQMLVRDFHSTVPDTLEELVKLPGVGRKTANVIQSVVFHKAAMAVDTHVFRVSHRIGLVPRTCTTPLATEKELVKYIPENLIPTAHHWLILHGRYVCTARTPKCESCGLNGICKESLKSVVK, encoded by the coding sequence ATGCGCAAGAAAGAACTTTACCAGAAAGTCATTGAATATTTCCAGAAAGCCATGCCCGTGGCTGAAACTGAACTGCACTACAACAATCCGTTTGAACTGCTGATAGCCGTCATCCTGAGTGCCCAGTGCACCGACAAGCGGGTCAATCAGATTACGCCTCCCCTCTTCCACGACTTCCCCACGCCGGAAGCCTTAGCCGCTACCACTCCGGAAGTCGTGTTCGAATACATCCGCAGCGTCAGCTACCCGAACAACAAAGCCAAACACCTGGTAGGCATGGCCCAGATGCTGGTGCGCGATTTTCACAGCACCGTACCCGATACGCTGGAGGAACTGGTGAAACTGCCGGGCGTGGGGCGAAAGACCGCCAATGTCATCCAAAGCGTGGTCTTCCACAAGGCAGCCATGGCCGTAGACACCCATGTGTTCCGTGTGAGCCACCGTATCGGACTGGTTCCGCGTACGTGTACCACTCCGCTGGCCACCGAAAAGGAGCTGGTGAAATACATTCCCGAAAACCTGATTCCTACCGCACACCACTGGCTGATTCTGCACGGACGCTATGTCTGCACGGCTCGTACCCCAAAATGCGAGAGCTGCGGACTCAACGGGATATGCAAGGAGTCGCTGAAATCTGTAGTCAAATAA
- a CDS encoding AI-2E family transporter, translated as MKERYWKYSLIVFILGLGYLLFRQAQPFMNGILGGFTLYLLLRNFTFWLQTKMKRALAVWLVTIVVTLFILVPLSLFAWALVSQVSQMHFDTEAIIRPMWEVVDFIKDRTGFDVMSEKSLSFLVSQASSIGQSVMSGVSDLLVNLCVAIMLMFFMLYEGKSMEHYISTLLPFKAENKVEVLKKVQLMVRSNAIGIPLLAIIQGFISLGGYLICDAPNPFLSAMLTAFASVIPIVGTVLVWGPITVYFLVVGNWVSALMMLGYGAIIVSQCDNLIRFLLQKKMADVHPLITIFGVVAGLPLFGFMGIIFGPLLVSLFLLFVDMFRKEFLLEGEDGSGVSQG; from the coding sequence ATGAAGGAAAGATATTGGAAATATTCACTGATTGTGTTTATCCTTGGACTGGGGTACCTGTTATTCCGTCAGGCGCAGCCTTTCATGAACGGTATTTTGGGAGGATTTACGCTTTACCTGCTGTTGCGTAACTTTACCTTCTGGCTTCAGACAAAAATGAAGCGGGCGCTGGCTGTGTGGCTGGTGACTATCGTAGTTACGCTGTTCATCCTAGTACCGCTTTCCTTGTTTGCATGGGCTTTGGTGAGCCAGGTTTCACAAATGCATTTTGATACGGAGGCCATTATCCGGCCGATGTGGGAGGTGGTGGACTTTATCAAGGACCGGACTGGTTTTGATGTGATGTCGGAAAAAAGTCTTTCTTTCTTGGTGTCACAGGCTTCTTCCATCGGGCAGTCGGTGATGAGTGGCGTCAGTGACTTGCTGGTCAACTTGTGCGTAGCGATCATGTTGATGTTTTTTATGCTGTATGAAGGGAAGAGCATGGAACATTATATCTCTACGTTGCTTCCCTTTAAGGCCGAAAATAAGGTTGAGGTGTTGAAGAAGGTGCAGCTGATGGTTCGTTCCAATGCCATCGGCATTCCGTTGCTGGCCATTATCCAAGGATTTATCTCATTGGGGGGCTACCTGATTTGCGATGCGCCTAATCCGTTTCTGAGTGCCATGCTGACGGCATTTGCTTCGGTGATTCCGATTGTCGGAACAGTTCTGGTTTGGGGACCGATTACGGTCTATTTTCTGGTGGTCGGCAATTGGGTAAGTGCTTTGATGATGCTGGGATACGGGGCGATTATCGTGTCACAGTGTGACAATCTGATTCGCTTCCTGTTGCAGAAGAAGATGGCCGATGTGCATCCGTTGATTACTATTTTCGGGGTGGTGGCCGGTCTTCCTCTGTTCGGTTTTATGGGCATCATCTTCGGACCGCTGCTGGTGTCTCTTTTCCTTCTGTTCGTGGATATGTTCCGGAAAGAGTTTTTGTTGGAAGGTGAGGATGGCTCAGGAGTCAGTCAAGGTTAA
- a CDS encoding septum formation initiator family protein, with amino-acid sequence MGKLANIWAFIGRHKYWVTIGAFLLIIGVLDENSLIRRVAHKREIHQLNTEIERYRKQYEEDSKMLKEITSNKEALEKVAREKYLMKKKNEDIFIFEEDK; translated from the coding sequence ATGGGTAAACTGGCTAATATATGGGCTTTTATCGGGAGGCATAAATATTGGGTGACCATTGGGGCCTTTCTGTTGATTATCGGCGTGCTGGACGAGAACAGTCTGATACGCCGTGTGGCACATAAGCGGGAAATTCATCAGTTGAATACGGAGATTGAGCGCTACCGGAAGCAGTATGAGGAAGACAGTAAGATGCTGAAGGAGATTACTTCCAACAAGGAAGCGCTGGAGAAGGTGGCGCGTGAGAAATACCTGATGAAGAAAAAAAATGAGGATATTTTTATTTTTGAGGAAGACAAGTAA
- the queC gene encoding 7-cyano-7-deazaguanine synthase QueC, whose protein sequence is MNQKEALVVFSGGQDSTTCLFWAKKHFKKVHALSFLYGQKHEKEVELARKIAEKAGVEFDVMDVSFIGHLGKNSLTDTSIHMDEVKPKDSFPNTFVPGRNLFFLSIAAVYARERGIFHLVTGVSQTDFSGYPDCRDSFIKSLNVTLNLAMDEQFVIHTPLMWIDKAQTWALADELGVLDLVRNETLTCYNGVPGDGCGHCPACKLRREGLEKYLASKENK, encoded by the coding sequence ATGAATCAGAAAGAGGCCCTTGTCGTATTCAGCGGCGGACAGGATTCTACGACCTGTCTTTTCTGGGCAAAGAAGCATTTCAAGAAAGTACATGCGCTGAGTTTCCTCTACGGACAGAAGCATGAAAAAGAAGTGGAACTGGCGCGCAAGATTGCAGAGAAAGCGGGTGTGGAGTTTGACGTGATGGATGTGTCGTTTATCGGTCACCTGGGCAAAAACTCGCTGACGGATACTTCCATTCACATGGATGAGGTGAAACCGAAAGATTCTTTCCCGAATACGTTTGTGCCGGGACGGAACCTGTTTTTCCTGAGTATCGCGGCGGTATATGCCCGTGAGCGGGGAATTTTCCATTTGGTGACGGGGGTTTCACAGACGGATTTCAGCGGTTATCCGGATTGTCGCGACTCGTTTATCAAGTCGCTCAATGTGACGCTGAACCTGGCCATGGACGAGCAGTTCGTGATTCATACGCCGTTGATGTGGATTGACAAGGCGCAGACATGGGCATTGGCCGATGAGCTGGGCGTGCTGGATTTGGTGCGGAACGAAACGCTGACGTGCTACAATGGCGTTCCGGGTGACGGTTGCGGACATTGCCCGGCTTGCAAGCTGCGTCGTGAGGGATTGGAAAAATATTTGGCTTCAAAAGAAAACAAATGA
- the queF gene encoding preQ(1) synthase, translating to MERKDELTLLGNKKTVYKQDYAPEVLEAFVNKHPENDYWVRFNCPEFTSLCPITGQPDFAEIRISYLPDVKMVESKSLKLYLFSFRNHGDFHEDCVNIIMKDLIKLMDPKYIEVTGIFTPRGGISIYPYCNYGRPGTKYEELAEYRMKNHDL from the coding sequence ATGGAAAGAAAAGACGAACTGACCTTGTTGGGCAACAAGAAAACGGTGTACAAACAGGATTATGCACCGGAAGTGCTGGAAGCGTTTGTGAACAAGCATCCGGAGAACGATTACTGGGTGCGTTTTAACTGTCCGGAGTTTACCAGTCTCTGTCCGATTACGGGGCAGCCGGACTTTGCGGAAATCCGTATCAGTTACCTGCCGGATGTGAAGATGGTCGAGAGCAAGAGTCTGAAACTGTATTTGTTCAGTTTCCGTAACCATGGTGACTTTCACGAGGACTGTGTGAACATCATCATGAAGGACCTGATTAAGCTGATGGATCCGAAATACATTGAAGTGACGGGAATCTTTACGCCACGTGGGGGGATTTCCATCTATCCGTACTGCAACTATGGCCGACCGGGTACGAAGTACGAGGAATTGGCCGAGTATCGGATGAAGAATCATGACCTGTAA
- a CDS encoding queuosine precursor transporter has protein sequence MKKENLVSVPFMVLGIVFCVCLVAANLLETKVVQLGPISVTAGLIVFPISYIINDCIAEVWGFRKARLIIWMGFLMNFMVVAMGQLAVALPAAPFWEGEESFNFVFGMAPRIAAASLAAFLVGSFINAYVMSRMKVASHGKNFSARAILSTVAGEGADSLIFFPLAFGGLMPVSELAKMMLVQVVLKTLYEVIVLPVTVRVVKYIKRVDDTDVYDEHISYNVLKIKEI, from the coding sequence ATGAAAAAAGAAAATCTCGTATCAGTGCCCTTTATGGTTTTGGGCATTGTGTTTTGTGTCTGCCTGGTGGCAGCCAATCTGTTAGAAACCAAGGTCGTACAGCTGGGTCCGATTTCTGTGACTGCCGGACTCATTGTTTTTCCGATTTCTTACATTATTAATGACTGTATTGCCGAAGTGTGGGGCTTCCGTAAGGCGCGTCTGATTATCTGGATGGGATTCCTGATGAATTTCATGGTGGTAGCCATGGGACAGCTGGCCGTAGCCCTTCCTGCCGCTCCGTTCTGGGAGGGGGAAGAAAGCTTCAACTTCGTGTTCGGTATGGCGCCGCGTATTGCCGCTGCCAGTCTGGCGGCTTTCCTGGTAGGTTCGTTTATCAATGCGTATGTGATGAGCCGCATGAAAGTGGCTTCCCATGGAAAGAATTTTTCGGCCCGTGCCATCTTGTCGACTGTGGCCGGAGAGGGAGCCGATTCACTGATTTTCTTCCCGCTGGCGTTCGGGGGACTGATGCCGGTGAGTGAACTGGCCAAGATGATGTTGGTGCAGGTGGTACTCAAGACCTTGTATGAGGTAATTGTGCTGCCGGTAACCGTGCGCGTGGTGAAATACATCAAGCGGGTGGACGATACGGATGTCTATGACGAGCACATCTCGTACAATGTGTTAAAAATCAAAGAAATTTAA
- a CDS encoding nitroreductase family protein encodes MVQIQIDQNTCIRCKKCVRICPSALFSFHKDKGIEVSTENCISCGHCVAVCPTNSITHSDFPPEKVHTFNRNQLPTADQVELLMRSRRSNRAFSKERIPEETLQRIIEAAHRAPTATNAQEVKMVLITRPETLTEISRLTIGTFMSIVHTVENPLVKMILKPFMPSNYRYIPVFKQLKEEFGKGNDGILRGATAVLFFYTEKKARFGCQDCNLAYQNASLMAEALGVAQFYTGFVCTAAGMNRKKELQKLLGIEGCTIHAGIALGMPSFRFDKYIDRKELSLKKID; translated from the coding sequence ATGGTTCAAATACAGATTGATCAAAATACCTGCATACGCTGCAAAAAGTGCGTCAGAATATGTCCCTCGGCGTTATTCTCTTTCCATAAAGACAAAGGCATAGAGGTAAGCACCGAAAACTGCATCAGCTGCGGACATTGCGTAGCCGTTTGTCCCACAAATTCCATCACACATTCCGATTTCCCGCCGGAGAAAGTCCATACCTTCAACCGGAACCAGCTGCCCACTGCCGACCAGGTGGAACTGCTGATGCGTTCCCGCCGTTCCAACCGGGCGTTCTCCAAAGAACGGATTCCCGAAGAAACGTTACAACGCATCATCGAAGCGGCTCACCGTGCTCCGACGGCCACCAACGCGCAGGAAGTCAAGATGGTACTGATTACCCGCCCGGAAACATTGACGGAAATCAGCCGCCTCACCATCGGTACGTTCATGTCTATTGTACACACGGTGGAAAATCCCTTGGTGAAGATGATACTGAAACCATTCATGCCCTCCAACTACCGTTACATTCCTGTGTTCAAGCAGCTGAAAGAAGAGTTCGGCAAAGGAAACGACGGCATTCTTCGCGGAGCTACGGCAGTCCTTTTCTTCTACACGGAAAAGAAAGCACGTTTCGGGTGTCAGGACTGCAACCTGGCCTACCAGAATGCGTCGCTGATGGCTGAAGCACTCGGCGTAGCCCAATTCTATACCGGATTCGTATGCACGGCGGCAGGCATGAACCGGAAAAAAGAATTGCAGAAACTGTTAGGCATTGAAGGCTGTACCATCCATGCCGGTATTGCCCTGGGCATGCCTTCCTTCCGCTTCGACAAGTACATTGACAGAAAAGAACTTTCCTTGAAAAAAATCGACTAA
- the corA gene encoding magnesium/cobalt transporter CorA, producing the protein MTKNNLLSEKLNYTGASHTPTHLHFCTYNADMLEFHPGASMEEFSSLIRPDAINWVQIHGLQNTKVIQEICDFFHIDFLTTQDILNAEHLTKIEEHDTYNVVILKQLSVHEENAYVPQQLCIVQGSNFVLTFMEHDSDFFNEIHTALKNNTLKIRNRQSDFLLSVMLNSVMASFMSIISRMEDELEDMEESLLSPETRSGLKLEDIQPYRKNARLIKKCILPLKEQMSKLFHTDNVLLHKANRPFFTDVNDHLQFVLQTLDGCRDMISALVDLYLSNNDQRMNNIMKQLTIVSTIFIPLTFLAGIWGMNFEWMPELGWKYGYLMAWGIMLVTGIGVYLFFKRKKWY; encoded by the coding sequence ATGACAAAGAATAACCTGCTAAGCGAGAAACTCAACTATACGGGAGCCAGTCATACCCCCACGCACTTGCATTTCTGCACATACAATGCGGACATGCTGGAGTTCCATCCAGGTGCCTCCATGGAAGAATTTTCTTCCCTTATCCGCCCCGACGCCATCAACTGGGTTCAGATTCACGGATTGCAGAATACAAAGGTCATACAGGAAATATGTGACTTCTTTCATATCGACTTCCTCACTACGCAGGACATCCTCAATGCCGAACATCTGACCAAGATTGAGGAACATGACACCTACAATGTGGTCATCCTGAAACAGCTGTCGGTACACGAGGAAAATGCGTACGTACCGCAACAGCTTTGCATCGTGCAGGGAAGCAATTTCGTGCTGACCTTCATGGAGCATGACAGCGATTTCTTCAATGAAATCCATACCGCATTGAAAAACAATACCCTGAAAATCCGGAACCGCCAGTCGGACTTTCTGCTGAGCGTCATGCTGAACAGTGTCATGGCCAGTTTCATGTCCATCATTTCCCGCATGGAAGATGAACTGGAAGACATGGAAGAATCGCTGCTTTCACCCGAAACCCGCAGCGGCCTGAAACTGGAAGACATACAGCCTTACCGAAAGAATGCCCGCCTCATCAAGAAATGCATCCTGCCATTGAAAGAGCAGATGAGCAAGCTGTTTCACACCGACAACGTACTGCTGCACAAAGCCAACCGCCCGTTCTTCACCGACGTGAACGACCACCTGCAATTCGTGCTGCAAACCCTCGACGGCTGCCGGGATATGATTTCGGCCTTGGTCGACCTTTACCTTTCGAACAACGACCAGCGGATGAACAACATTATGAAACAGCTCACCATCGTATCCACCATCTTCATTCCACTGACCTTCCTGGCCGGTATCTGGGGAATGAACTTCGAATGGATGCCCGAACTGGGTTGGAAATACGGGTATCTGATGGCATGGGGCATCATGCTCGTAACCGGCATCGGAGTCTACCTGTTTTTCAAACGAAAGAAATGGTACTGA